The nucleotide sequence TGTTACCATTTGGAATATTGAGATTGGGGCACTAGTCAATTTTCATTTTAGCTCTTGAAAACTTCGCTCACAATCTTCACTCATTCAAATTTCACATTTTTTTGGGTTAATTTGGTGAGAAGACTAGCAATTTGAGAGAATCCCTCTATAAATCTCCTATAGTAACCTACcaggcccaagaaacttctaacttctgttacattcatTGGTATTTCCCATTTAACTatccttccactttctttggatcaacaaagATGTCTTTCcctaaaatcacatggcctaaaaaGGCAACTTCATTTAACTAAAACTCATATTTACTAAACTTTGcatacttcttttctcttagtattgtCAATACATTTCTTATGTATTCTACATGCTCCTTGTTACTCATCGAATACACTAATATATCATTagtaatacaattacacaatcattcaagagtggttgaaatatcttattcattagattcataaaagttGCATGGGCATTAGTTAAGCCAAAagacattactaagaattcatagtgattgtatcgagttctaaaagctatttttgagatATTATCTTTCTTAATCTTCAATTGGTAGTAATCAAACCTCATATCAATCTTGGAAAAAgatttgtgcaccctgcaattgatcaaacaaatcatcaattatgggtagaggatatttattttttatgatcactTGATtcaattatttataattaatacaaagcttcaatgttctatcatttttcttaactaacAACACCGAAGCATCCTATGGTGAGACGCTGGGCCAAATGAAACCCTATTTAATAAtttttgtagttgcttctttaatttcaCTAACTTGAGTGGTGTCATTCTATAGAGATGCTTAACTATCGAGGTTGTTCcgaggaccaaatcaatagcaaattctcctACTATATTTAGAGGTAATCCGAGTAAGTCTTTCAAAAATACATTAGGGAACTCTCTGACCACTAAAATTTTATTTAGATTAGTTTcttaatttgaatacttttttacaTATACAAAATAGTAAAAATAGCCCTTCTACATAAGATGATGAGCTTGAAATGTAAATATAAGGCAAGGAGATGAattatgcctaataccctcaaaataaaagatgggttgATCTGGTACGTAAAAAGTGATCACTTTTGTATAACAATTTATACTAACATAATagaaagatagtcaatccatggtaagtataatatcaaaatatcgAATCTCTACAAGAAGCAAATCAATAAAATGTTtgtgttctccaataaaaatcaaacaagatgaataGATCACGTTTattgtcaaagaatccccaacagccgtagttacatatagcatataatccagtgatctaatttgaatacccaagtgataagcaaaatattatgaaacaaaagataaattgAAACCAAGGTCAAACAAAATTTTTGCATTTCTACTAAAAAAGTGAATAATACCTCCAACCATTGACTTAGAAGCTTTGAAATCCTGTTCAGCGATAGCAGACACTCTAGTACGGGTTGATGATGcaggaggcagtggctctttcttctcgtTTAGAGGACAATATTTTACTTTATGATCCAACTTCCCACAGGCAAAACAAGCTCCAATCactcgaaaacactgacttgtttcatgatttaacccgcattttacacatgattgagtcttttgtgatggCTTCTCTTTCTCAAATCTAGTTGTCTTGATCCTCTTATTaccattttttgattcatttcctctcttatttTTGTTAGTAAACTTATCTTTGTCATTCTTGCCCCTGATCTCCTGAATCTCTTCTATGTTTTTTTCGATTATCATAGCTCTTTCTACCACATCAGCATATGTTTGAAGCTTTAAGACTGATATCCAACTCCTTATTGCTGGCTTTAGTCCCCTTTCAAATCtctttgcctttctagattcatcatcagttataTAAGTAGCAAATCTGGAAAGCTCAATAAATTTAGCTTCATATtttgctactgtcaaatttccttgGACAAGATTTAAAAACTCTAATTCTTTCTGCTCTTTAATATAATCTGAGAAGTACTTTTCATTAAACTTTTCtacaaataccttccaagtgatatgCTCATGTCTAATTTCA is from Musa acuminata AAA Group cultivar baxijiao chromosome BXJ3-8, Cavendish_Baxijiao_AAA, whole genome shotgun sequence and encodes:
- the LOC135586860 gene encoding uncharacterized protein LOC135586860 isoform X2: MTRSSGSSTTSSSDQLSEIMRTLETMLNVMQQLQQERNCGAKTSNQTGLGIEQFKKLSPPCFSGEPDPMVAEQWMMQMEKIFDVLNFSDHQKVSFATFMLEGEAEYWWKTIRRISEIRHEHITWKVFVEKFNEKYFSDYIKEQKELEFLNLVQGNLTVAKYEAKFIELSRFATYITDDESRKAKRFERGLKPAIRSWISVLKLQTYADVVERAMIIEKNIEEIQEIRGKNDKDKFTNKNKRGNESKNGNKRIKTTRFEKEKPSQKTQSCVKCGLNHETSQCFRVIGACFACGKLDHKVKYCPLNEKKEPLPPASSTRTRVSAIAEQDFKASKSMVGDNGYIQSCSSC
- the LOC135586860 gene encoding uncharacterized protein LOC135586860 isoform X1, producing the protein MSSVEQHIRRRNCQQANTRNSFYNFSIKEARMTRSSGSSTTSSSDQLSEIMRTLETMLNVMQQLQQERNCGAKTSNQTGLGIEQFKKLSPPCFSGEPDPMVAEQWMMQMEKIFDVLNFSDHQKVSFATFMLEGEAEYWWKTIRRISEIRHEHITWKVFVEKFNEKYFSDYIKEQKELEFLNLVQGNLTVAKYEAKFIELSRFATYITDDESRKAKRFERGLKPAIRSWISVLKLQTYADVVERAMIIEKNIEEIQEIRGKNDKDKFTNKNKRGNESKNGNKRIKTTRFEKEKPSQKTQSCVKCGLNHETSQCFRVIGACFACGKLDHKVKYCPLNEKKEPLPPASSTRTRVSAIAEQDFKASKSMVGDNGYIQSCSSC